In one window of Candidatus Eisenbacteria bacterium DNA:
- a CDS encoding class II fructose-bisphosphate aldolase has protein sequence MLANPKPYLARARHEGWALGGFNVFNLESARAVIQAGAESKAPLLVQTSEGAVKHLGLRNAVAIVRQLADATDAPVALHLDHGKSEELARAAVDAGYTSVMIDASRETFEENMRETEHIVEYAHSRNVHVEAELGTLGGVEDLGETAARSMLTDPDQAVRFANETRVDALAIAIGTSHGAYKFKGTPHLDLERLKAIAARIPQPIVLHGASSLSPDAVALAERYGATLPHARGIPPELIRQAVALGIAKVNTDSDLRLAAIGRLRQVLALRPDIFNLYELMGEVEVAIRNETAARIRMLGSNDKA, from the coding sequence ATGCTGGCGAACCCCAAGCCGTACCTCGCCCGTGCCCGGCACGAGGGCTGGGCCCTCGGTGGCTTCAACGTCTTCAATCTGGAGTCCGCGCGCGCCGTGATCCAGGCGGGCGCCGAGTCGAAGGCGCCGCTGCTGGTGCAGACCTCCGAGGGTGCCGTCAAGCATCTGGGCCTACGCAACGCGGTGGCGATCGTCCGCCAGCTCGCGGATGCGACGGATGCCCCGGTCGCGCTGCACCTCGATCACGGCAAGAGCGAGGAGCTCGCCCGCGCCGCAGTCGACGCCGGCTATACCTCGGTGATGATCGACGCCTCGCGCGAGACGTTTGAGGAGAACATGCGCGAGACCGAGCACATCGTCGAGTACGCGCACTCGCGCAACGTACATGTCGAAGCCGAGCTCGGTACGCTCGGCGGGGTCGAGGATCTCGGCGAGACGGCGGCCCGCTCGATGCTCACCGACCCGGACCAGGCGGTACGGTTCGCGAATGAGACCCGCGTCGACGCCCTGGCCATCGCGATCGGCACTTCGCACGGCGCATACAAGTTCAAAGGCACACCGCATCTCGACCTGGAGCGCCTCAAGGCCATTGCCGCGCGAATCCCGCAGCCGATCGTCCTGCACGGGGCGTCCTCGCTGTCACCGGACGCGGTGGCGCTTGCCGAACGCTACGGTGCGACGCTGCCGCATGCACGAGGCATCCCACCCGAGCTCATCCGACAGGCGGTTGCGCTGGGGATCGCCAAGGTGAACACGGACTCCGACCTACGCCTCGCCGCCATCGGGCGGCTTCGTCAGGTGCTGGCGCTGCGCCCGGACATCTTCAACCTCTACGAGCTCATGGGCGAGGTCGAGGTCGCGATCCGCAACGAGACCGCGGCGCGCATCCGCATGCTCGGCAGCAACGACAAGGCGTGA
- a CDS encoding choice-of-anchor Q domain-containing protein, with amino-acid sequence MSDLRRIPSLVIVLALAAAPAALAETRTYPGAPPCGTTLQACLDGAGDGDRIEIVTTAPIGETLMIDRSVTLTGATGVTPVIGGTVTPHGVMIVANASGPSTVLLQGLTLSNAGIRVNQFLGAGGDRVTIDRCSISSTSGGSTVLVDPDVPVDVVIQNSILASGGYVVDSLMAAPSGSTTLTLLGNRITAATSGYDGINLDMRGGGQITVNVLSNVVHDVTVDGITAYTLDSVHATVNVLNNTVDHAGDDALSVKSVSPASTLTLNVFNNILSRATSAGVDLPASAQLSFVAGFNDLFGNGVPDELNGASLGAPLFAVDPLFVDATGADYHLKPASSLVNAGTNAPPAGLPATDADGNVRIASGVVDLGAFEFGSGPPTTTSTSTTTTTLPPCASEATFVSVTCRIAQLAADVGVQLPAGTLRDKVLAALATADASVQAGSTAATPKDRRRALRPAIRAFAACGKRLRSRAAKAIDRAVRSALLDRVALLKSDVKALGKR; translated from the coding sequence ATGTCCGACCTCCGGCGAATCCCGTCGCTCGTCATCGTCCTCGCGCTGGCAGCGGCGCCGGCGGCCCTCGCCGAGACGCGCACGTATCCCGGCGCGCCTCCGTGCGGGACGACGCTGCAGGCGTGCCTCGACGGCGCCGGCGACGGCGACCGCATCGAGATCGTCACGACGGCGCCCATCGGCGAGACCCTGATGATCGACCGCAGCGTGACTCTCACCGGCGCTACCGGCGTGACGCCGGTGATCGGCGGAACCGTCACGCCCCACGGCGTCATGATCGTCGCGAACGCGAGCGGGCCGAGCACGGTTCTCCTCCAGGGACTCACCCTCAGCAACGCGGGCATCCGGGTGAACCAGTTCCTGGGGGCGGGCGGCGACCGCGTCACGATCGACCGTTGCTCCATCAGCAGCACGTCCGGCGGGTCGACGGTGCTCGTCGATCCCGACGTGCCGGTCGACGTCGTGATCCAGAACTCCATCCTCGCCTCGGGTGGGTACGTGGTCGACTCGCTCATGGCGGCACCCAGCGGATCGACGACGCTGACCCTCCTCGGCAACCGCATCACGGCGGCCACGTCGGGATACGACGGCATCAACCTCGACATGCGCGGCGGCGGGCAGATCACGGTGAACGTCCTCAGCAACGTCGTGCACGACGTCACGGTCGACGGGATCACCGCGTACACGCTCGACTCCGTGCACGCGACGGTGAACGTGCTCAACAACACGGTCGACCACGCGGGCGACGATGCGCTCTCGGTCAAGTCGGTATCGCCGGCGAGCACGCTCACCCTCAACGTGTTCAACAACATCCTGTCGAGGGCGACGAGCGCGGGCGTCGACCTGCCGGCGTCCGCGCAGCTCAGCTTCGTCGCGGGGTTCAACGATCTCTTCGGCAACGGGGTCCCGGACGAGCTGAACGGCGCGAGCCTCGGCGCGCCCCTCTTCGCCGTCGATCCCCTCTTCGTCGACGCGACCGGCGCCGACTATCACCTGAAGCCGGCTTCCTCGCTCGTGAACGCCGGCACGAATGCGCCACCCGCGGGGCTGCCGGCGACCGACGCCGACGGGAACGTGCGGATCGCATCCGGCGTCGTCGACCTCGGCGCGTTCGAGTTCGGCTCCGGACCGCCCACGACGACCTCGACGAGCACGACCACGACGACGCTCCCCCCGTGCGCGTCCGAGGCGACCTTCGTTTCGGTCACGTGCCGGATCGCGCAGCTCGCCGCCGACGTCGGCGTGCAGCTTCCCGCGGGCACGCTCCGCGACAAGGTCCTCGCCGCCCTCGCGACCGCGGACGCGTCCGTCCAGGCGGGCAGCACGGCGGCCACACCAAAGGACCGCCGCCGCGCCCTTCGTCCGGCGATCCGGGCCTTCGCTGCCTGCGGAAAGCGCCTGCGCTCCCGCGCCGCGAAGGCGATCGACCGCGCCGTCCGGAGCGCGCTCCTCGATCGCGTGGCGCTGTTGAAGAGCGACGTGAAGGCGCTCGGGAAGCGCTAG
- a CDS encoding 2-hydroxychromene-2-carboxylate isomerase, with protein sequence MSGRVIRFSFDYISNNAYLAWTQLPALAAKFGCTIEPVPVLFAGLLGAHGQLGPAEIPAKSRWMVKNIVRKAMRLGVPMNAPAFHPFNPLLALRVSSLALDSTSRHALVDALFQAVWVRSLHVSEPAVVRQVVDEIGLDGAALVSKAAEPEVKDRLRRQTDEAIARGVFGVPSMEVGEELFWGYDDFPQLEMFLAGEDPLAGTWLTGAFPTSRPSAVRRQVRDRR encoded by the coding sequence ATGTCGGGCCGCGTCATCCGGTTCTCGTTCGATTACATCTCCAACAACGCGTACCTCGCCTGGACGCAGCTTCCCGCCCTGGCGGCCAAGTTCGGATGCACGATCGAGCCCGTTCCCGTGCTGTTCGCGGGGCTCCTCGGGGCCCACGGCCAGCTCGGTCCCGCCGAGATCCCCGCCAAGAGCCGTTGGATGGTGAAGAACATCGTCCGCAAGGCGATGCGGCTCGGCGTACCCATGAACGCGCCGGCCTTCCATCCGTTCAATCCGCTGCTCGCGCTGCGCGTGTCCTCGCTCGCGCTCGACTCGACGTCGCGGCACGCGCTCGTCGACGCCCTCTTCCAGGCGGTCTGGGTGCGAAGCCTCCACGTGAGCGAGCCGGCGGTCGTGAGGCAGGTCGTCGACGAGATCGGGCTCGACGGCGCCGCGCTCGTCTCCAAGGCCGCCGAGCCCGAGGTCAAGGACCGCCTCCGCCGCCAGACCGACGAGGCGATCGCGCGCGGCGTGTTCGGCGTACCGTCGATGGAGGTCGGCGAGGAGCTCTTCTGGGGCTACGACGACTTTCCCCAGTTGGAGATGTTCCTCGCCGGCGAGGACCCGCTCGCCGGCACGTGGCTCACGGGAGCGTTCCCGACGTCGCGGCCGTCGGCGGTGCGTAGGCAGGTCCGCGATCGGCGCTAG
- a CDS encoding aminotransferase class I/II-fold pyridoxal phosphate-dependent enzyme codes for MKVVDIVASRLGRESVEALGARGFTRRQMLRVAALAGAGVAGASLGGERALAQLSNAGAIPDDAVKINANEFPDGPSELALAALAEAARRGNRYQYPETDALVRTAAALDQLEPEHFAVYPGSSLALHHAVIAFTSPARALVVAEPGYEAAAAAATFIGAPVVRVPLRPDASHDLPAMLAVSRAQPVGLFYVCNPNNPTGTVTPRAEIDALVASAPPDAVILLDEAYVHLCDEPRGTDLIRAGKNVVLLRTFSKIFGMAGLRAGFAIARKDLLARMTAWNAGAMPATATAAARAALGETDLIAARKRANAERRSDVMRFFDDHGFRYTPSVANHLMVDARMPTAQVIEGLKQRSVYVGRPWPVWPTHVRISIGSSGDMARFKTAFLEVAARS; via the coding sequence ATGAAGGTCGTCGACATCGTGGCGTCCCGGCTGGGACGCGAGTCGGTCGAGGCGCTCGGGGCGCGCGGCTTCACGCGCCGCCAGATGCTCCGTGTCGCGGCGCTCGCGGGCGCCGGCGTGGCGGGGGCGTCCCTCGGCGGCGAGCGCGCGCTCGCGCAGCTCTCGAACGCCGGCGCCATCCCGGACGATGCCGTCAAGATCAACGCCAACGAGTTTCCCGACGGGCCGTCGGAGCTCGCGCTCGCCGCCCTGGCCGAGGCCGCCCGACGAGGGAACCGCTACCAGTATCCGGAGACCGACGCCCTGGTGCGGACCGCCGCGGCGCTCGACCAGCTCGAGCCGGAGCACTTCGCCGTGTACCCGGGGTCGAGCCTCGCCCTCCATCACGCGGTGATCGCGTTCACGTCGCCGGCGCGCGCGTTGGTCGTCGCCGAGCCGGGCTACGAGGCCGCGGCCGCCGCCGCGACGTTCATCGGCGCGCCGGTCGTGCGCGTGCCACTGCGTCCGGACGCCTCGCACGACCTGCCGGCGATGCTGGCGGTGTCGAGGGCGCAGCCCGTCGGCCTGTTCTACGTCTGCAATCCGAACAACCCGACCGGAACGGTGACGCCCCGCGCGGAGATCGACGCGCTGGTGGCGTCCGCGCCGCCGGATGCGGTGATCCTGCTCGACGAGGCGTACGTCCATCTCTGCGACGAGCCGCGCGGCACCGACCTGATCCGCGCCGGGAAGAACGTCGTCCTGCTGCGCACGTTCTCGAAGATCTTCGGCATGGCGGGCCTGCGCGCCGGCTTCGCGATCGCGCGCAAGGACCTCCTCGCGCGCATGACGGCCTGGAACGCGGGCGCGATGCCCGCCACCGCGACGGCCGCGGCCCGTGCCGCGCTCGGCGAGACCGACCTCATCGCCGCGCGCAAACGCGCCAACGCCGAGCGCCGGAGCGACGTGATGCGCTTCTTCGACGACCACGGCTTCCGCTACACCCCGTCGGTGGCGAACCACCTCATGGTCGACGCGCGCATGCCGACGGCGCAGGTGATCGAGGGACTGAAGCAGCGCAGCGTCTACGTCGGCCGGCCCTGGCCGGTGTGGCCGACGCACGTCCGCATCTCCATCGGCAGCTCCGGCGACATGGCGCGCTTCAAGACCGCGTTCCTCGAAGTCGCGGCGCGAAGCTGA
- a CDS encoding cytochrome b/b6 domain-containing protein: MRPMRVGRAAARAHGCRLGAFATLLGVVVLGAGVAAGADEPSAEDCLACHGDEGVTTEAGRPVAVIDPKDFSASAHGDMSCATCHDDATDLPHEKPPARVGLGPCSTCHADEVDEFHASVHGMPKGANLPDRATCRDCHGDVHTVRPHDDPKSLAHRSRIAQQCARCHADRALVERFGIPVVRPVEAYSQSAHARAVAAGKHGAVCSDCHGAHAIRRSDDPLSSISRAKVSTTCGTCHADVFAAYRDSVHGIAAARGVGEAPICTDCHGEHRILGPSEPTSPVFTANVAGETCGRCHRDARLGEKYGIPVANVEAFEDSFHGLALRGGKLTVANCASCHGVHDIRPSSDPRSHVHPTNLAETCGKCHPGAGTNLQLGPVHAATTSVGGGVAWVRFLYLWLIGVTIGGMVAHNVVDLARKATTPLAPPAPLPVVPERLPRALRWQHGLVMLSFPVLVYTGFALTYPASWWAVPLVHWETKLGLRGLLHRTAAVVLVVALAWHAVHIAVSARLRACLRGALPSRRDVRLFGEMLAYWSGRRPNPPHVGTWHYAEKAEYWAFLWGSVLMVVTGCLLWFENLTLRWLPSWVADVATAIHFYEAVLATLAILVWHLYWVVFDPAVYPMDWAWWSGQSPPHRVHERLPGTGEPTDGNETDGEDR; this comes from the coding sequence ATGCGACCGATGCGGGTGGGGCGGGCCGCCGCTCGTGCACACGGGTGTCGCCTGGGCGCGTTCGCGACGTTGCTCGGCGTCGTCGTCCTCGGTGCCGGCGTTGCGGCCGGTGCCGACGAACCCTCGGCGGAGGACTGTCTCGCCTGTCACGGCGACGAGGGAGTGACTACCGAGGCCGGGCGCCCGGTCGCGGTGATCGATCCCAAGGACTTCTCGGCGTCCGCGCACGGCGACATGTCGTGCGCCACCTGCCACGACGATGCGACCGACCTGCCGCACGAGAAGCCGCCTGCTCGGGTCGGCCTCGGTCCGTGTAGCACGTGTCACGCGGACGAGGTGGACGAGTTCCACGCCAGCGTGCACGGGATGCCAAAGGGCGCGAACCTTCCCGATCGTGCCACGTGCCGGGACTGTCACGGCGATGTGCACACGGTGCGGCCGCACGATGACCCGAAGTCGCTCGCACACCGGAGCCGGATCGCGCAACAGTGCGCACGATGCCACGCCGATCGGGCACTGGTGGAGCGGTTCGGCATTCCGGTCGTACGGCCGGTCGAGGCGTATTCCCAGAGCGCCCACGCACGCGCCGTCGCTGCCGGCAAGCACGGGGCGGTCTGCTCGGACTGCCATGGCGCGCATGCGATCCGGCGCAGCGACGATCCGCTGTCGTCGATCTCGCGCGCGAAGGTGTCGACGACGTGTGGCACGTGCCACGCGGACGTGTTCGCGGCGTATCGTGACAGCGTCCACGGCATCGCGGCGGCACGCGGCGTCGGGGAAGCACCCATCTGCACGGACTGCCACGGGGAGCACCGGATTCTCGGCCCGTCCGAGCCGACCTCGCCGGTATTCACGGCCAACGTCGCCGGCGAGACCTGCGGCCGATGTCACCGGGACGCGCGCCTCGGCGAGAAGTACGGCATACCGGTGGCGAACGTCGAAGCGTTCGAGGACAGCTTCCACGGGCTGGCCCTGCGCGGCGGCAAGCTGACGGTCGCGAACTGTGCGAGCTGTCACGGCGTTCACGACATCCGCCCGTCGAGCGACCCGCGTTCGCACGTCCATCCGACGAACCTGGCGGAGACGTGCGGCAAGTGCCATCCCGGCGCCGGCACGAACCTGCAGCTCGGTCCCGTGCATGCGGCGACGACCTCCGTCGGCGGCGGCGTCGCGTGGGTGCGGTTTCTCTACCTGTGGCTGATCGGCGTCACGATCGGCGGCATGGTGGCCCACAACGTCGTCGATCTCGCGCGCAAGGCGACGACGCCCCTCGCGCCGCCGGCACCGCTCCCCGTCGTGCCCGAGCGTCTCCCGCGCGCACTGCGCTGGCAGCACGGCCTCGTCATGCTGAGCTTCCCGGTGCTCGTCTACACGGGCTTCGCCCTCACGTATCCCGCGTCGTGGTGGGCGGTGCCGCTCGTTCACTGGGAGACGAAGCTCGGTCTGCGCGGCCTTCTCCATCGGACGGCCGCCGTCGTGCTCGTCGTCGCGCTCGCGTGGCATGCGGTCCACATCGCCGTGAGCGCCCGGCTGCGCGCGTGCCTGCGCGGAGCGCTGCCCTCACGCCGGGACGTACGGCTGTTCGGCGAGATGCTCGCCTATTGGAGCGGTCGCCGCCCGAACCCACCGCACGTCGGGACGTGGCACTACGCGGAGAAGGCCGAGTACTGGGCGTTCCTGTGGGGCTCCGTGCTCATGGTCGTCACGGGATGCCTCCTCTGGTTCGAGAACCTGACGCTGCGCTGGCTTCCGAGCTGGGTGGCGGACGTCGCAACCGCCATCCACTTCTACGAGGCCGTCCTCGCGACGCTCGCGATCCTCGTCTGGCATCTCTACTGGGTGGTGTTCGATCCCGCCGTGTACCCGATGGACTGGGCCTGGTGGAGCGGGCAGTCGCCACCGCACCGCGTGCACGAGCGTCTTCCCGGCACGGGTGAGCCGACCGACGGCAACGAAACCGACGGCGAGGACCGATGA
- a CDS encoding NAD-dependent malic enzyme, protein MTDPDVRGPDTIRTRKRGIWLLKNPATNKGLAFTPDERDRFGLHGLLPPATLSIEQQAELEVEHVRAKSESLEKYIGLAALLHRNEVLFYRVLVENLQELMPIVYTPTVGEACQRYSHIVRDMRGIWLTPEDVGRIPDRLRNYPYRDIRLIVVTDNERILGLGDQGAGGMGIPVGKIALYVAGAGIHPSKVLPVSLDVGTNNPALLDDPLYIGHRERRLGREAYDDFIEAFVEGVRTVFPRAVVQWEDFHKRNAFRILDKYRRRIPSFNDDIQGTAAVAVAAMLAALRITKQPIVEQRVLFMGAGEACSGIARLVEAAMLEGGASPGTVRASRFVFDRRGLLREGAEIDDPHKRTLAVPRDVLVHFGLDVLEAPTPEDVIRRVKPTILIGATAAPGSFRRTMIEEMARHVARPIVMPLSNPTSKAECSAQEAIAWSDGRALVATGSPFADVVHDGVRHVIGQANNVFVFPGVGLGTVLSEIREVDESIFLVAARELAGCVSEARLGQGALVPQTSELRAVSARVAAAVVRHASERGVGRRFADDEVERCVAAASWYPDYVPVVPA, encoded by the coding sequence ATGACTGACCCCGACGTCCGCGGACCCGATACGATCCGCACCCGCAAGCGCGGCATCTGGCTGCTCAAGAATCCCGCCACGAACAAGGGCCTCGCGTTCACGCCTGACGAGCGCGATCGTTTCGGGCTGCACGGTCTGCTGCCTCCGGCGACGCTGTCGATCGAGCAGCAGGCGGAGCTCGAGGTCGAGCACGTGCGCGCGAAGTCCGAAAGCCTCGAGAAGTACATCGGTCTCGCAGCGCTCCTGCACCGCAATGAGGTGCTCTTCTACCGGGTCCTCGTCGAGAACCTCCAGGAGCTCATGCCCATCGTCTACACACCGACGGTCGGCGAGGCGTGCCAGCGCTATAGCCACATCGTGCGCGACATGCGCGGCATCTGGCTCACGCCCGAAGACGTCGGGCGGATCCCTGATCGCCTGCGCAACTACCCGTATCGGGACATCCGGCTGATCGTGGTCACGGACAACGAGCGCATCCTGGGCCTTGGCGATCAGGGCGCCGGGGGCATGGGGATTCCGGTCGGCAAGATCGCTCTGTACGTCGCGGGGGCGGGGATCCACCCCTCGAAGGTCCTGCCGGTCAGCCTGGACGTCGGTACGAACAACCCGGCGCTCCTCGACGATCCGCTCTACATCGGCCATCGCGAGCGACGGCTCGGCAGGGAGGCATACGACGACTTCATCGAGGCTTTCGTGGAGGGTGTGCGCACGGTCTTCCCGCGCGCGGTCGTGCAGTGGGAGGACTTCCACAAGCGCAATGCCTTCCGCATCCTCGACAAGTACCGCCGGCGCATCCCCTCGTTCAACGACGACATCCAGGGAACGGCGGCCGTCGCCGTCGCGGCCATGCTGGCGGCGCTACGCATCACGAAGCAGCCGATCGTCGAGCAGCGCGTGCTCTTCATGGGAGCAGGCGAGGCCTGCAGCGGCATCGCGCGCTTGGTCGAGGCGGCGATGCTGGAGGGCGGGGCTTCCCCCGGGACGGTTCGTGCCTCGCGGTTCGTCTTCGACAGGCGAGGGCTCCTGCGGGAAGGCGCCGAGATCGACGACCCCCACAAGCGCACGCTCGCCGTCCCGCGTGACGTGCTGGTGCACTTCGGGCTGGACGTGCTCGAGGCACCCACGCCCGAGGATGTGATCCGCCGGGTGAAGCCCACCATCCTGATCGGCGCCACGGCCGCGCCCGGAAGCTTCCGGAGAACGATGATCGAGGAGATGGCACGCCACGTGGCGCGGCCGATAGTGATGCCGCTGTCGAACCCCACCAGCAAGGCGGAGTGCTCGGCGCAAGAAGCGATCGCGTGGAGTGACGGGCGCGCCCTAGTCGCGACCGGGAGCCCCTTCGCCGACGTCGTGCACGACGGCGTCCGGCACGTGATCGGCCAGGCGAACAACGTCTTCGTCTTCCCGGGCGTTGGCTTGGGTACCGTGCTGTCGGAGATCCGCGAGGTCGACGAGTCGATCTTCCTGGTCGCGGCTCGCGAGCTGGCCGGCTGTGTGAGCGAGGCGCGCCTCGGCCAGGGTGCGCTCGTCCCCCAGACGTCCGAGCTCCGGGCCGTCAGCGCCCGGGTGGCGGCGGCGGTCGTGCGCCACGCGAGCGAGCGTGGGGTCGGCCGCCGTTTCGCGGACGACGAGGTGGAGCGCTGCGTGGCGGCGGCCTCCTGGTATCCGGACTACGTCCCGGTCGTGCCCGCGTGA
- a CDS encoding TauD/TfdA family dioxygenase gives MAVVGLTFLVPRASCLPIPRSRRAFRRRSPCRPCEERRAALREARNGRRLTRAADWSLSERRMLFSPHEHFDNAAAANRHIDVRPLAAAMGAEIAGVDCANVGDAAFAEIEAALFRHKMIYFRGQQHMAHADQSAFSRRFGAFAEDAYTRGVPGFPEVQPLIKEADERTGLLFGSGWHTDSAFLPEPPAISLLRSIEVPPFGGDTMWANCALAYRSLSPTMQGLVKGLKVHMSMGNVLESARVHAAPADNAIGRLAQTKGMATLPDDVTRKVRGSFHPLVRTHPRTGEQALYCDQTYAAGIEGLAPQEAGPILKFLVEHITQPAFTCRLRWEAGMFVMWDNRLCLHQAFNDYDGYRRELYRSTVAGERPV, from the coding sequence ATGGCGGTAGTGGGTCTCACCTTTCTGGTACCGCGTGCAAGTTGCTTGCCGATCCCCCGGTCCCGTCGCGCATTCCGACGACGTTCGCCTTGTCGCCCATGCGAAGAACGGCGCGCGGCTCTTCGCGAGGCTCGGAATGGGCGCCGGTTGACTCGTGCCGCTGACTGGTCTCTGTCGGAGAGGCGCATGCTCTTTTCACCCCACGAGCACTTCGACAACGCGGCGGCGGCCAACCGCCACATCGACGTGCGCCCGCTCGCTGCCGCCATGGGGGCGGAGATCGCGGGGGTCGATTGCGCGAACGTCGGTGACGCCGCCTTTGCCGAGATCGAGGCGGCGCTGTTCCGGCACAAGATGATCTACTTTCGCGGCCAGCAACACATGGCGCATGCCGATCAGTCCGCGTTCAGCCGCCGCTTCGGCGCGTTTGCAGAGGATGCGTACACCCGAGGCGTCCCCGGGTTTCCCGAGGTGCAGCCGCTGATCAAGGAGGCCGATGAACGCACCGGCCTTCTGTTCGGGTCGGGCTGGCATACCGATTCGGCCTTCTTGCCCGAGCCGCCGGCGATCAGCTTGCTGCGCTCGATCGAGGTCCCGCCCTTCGGCGGCGACACCATGTGGGCGAACTGCGCGCTCGCGTATCGGTCGTTGAGCCCGACGATGCAGGGCCTCGTGAAGGGTCTCAAGGTGCACATGTCGATGGGCAACGTCCTCGAGTCCGCGCGTGTCCATGCGGCGCCGGCCGACAACGCCATCGGGAGGCTCGCGCAGACGAAGGGGATGGCGACGCTTCCCGACGATGTCACGCGCAAGGTGCGGGGCTCCTTCCATCCGCTCGTGCGCACCCACCCACGCACCGGCGAGCAGGCACTCTATTGCGACCAGACCTATGCCGCGGGGATCGAGGGGCTGGCACCGCAAGAGGCGGGGCCGATTCTCAAGTTCCTCGTCGAGCACATCACCCAGCCCGCCTTCACCTGCCGCCTGCGCTGGGAGGCCGGCATGTTCGTCATGTGGGACAACCGGCTGTGCCTGCATCAAGCGTTCAACGACTACGACGGCTACAGGCGAGAGCTCTACCGCAGCACGGTCGCGGGTGAGCGCCCGGTCTAG
- a CDS encoding cytochrome c3 family protein, with the protein MVFSAILGLAAAAAAAETSQCVSCHETERLGISLGHSFEDWRGSAHGRGGVTCEKCHGGDPNATDQTLAHKDVLPVSDAKSLVHPTRLPATCGACHQKEFTAFGKTIHARKLASEGTGATCYTCHGAMATSLPSPSELGARCAVCHKRPVPAQAALSYLAAAKTQLRRTLRTLDGMKSANAEWYPRGLERFHDLERTYGAIEIEWHTFAMDKVLHDSRDLLKLGKALDEEAGIRAQRPGQ; encoded by the coding sequence ATGGTGTTTTCCGCGATCCTCGGTCTCGCGGCTGCGGCCGCGGCCGCCGAAACCAGCCAGTGCGTGTCCTGCCACGAGACCGAGCGACTCGGCATCTCGCTCGGCCACAGCTTCGAGGACTGGCGAGGCTCCGCGCACGGACGCGGCGGGGTGACCTGCGAGAAGTGCCACGGCGGCGACCCGAATGCGACCGATCAGACGCTCGCCCACAAGGACGTCCTTCCCGTCTCGGACGCAAAGAGCCTCGTCCATCCGACCCGGCTCCCCGCCACCTGCGGCGCGTGCCACCAGAAGGAGTTCACGGCCTTCGGCAAGACGATCCACGCGCGCAAGCTCGCCAGCGAAGGTACCGGCGCCACCTGCTACACGTGTCACGGTGCGATGGCGACGAGCCTGCCGTCGCCGAGCGAGCTCGGCGCGCGCTGCGCCGTGTGCCACAAGCGCCCCGTGCCGGCGCAGGCGGCGCTCAGCTACCTCGCAGCGGCGAAGACGCAGCTCCGCCGCACGTTGCGCACGCTCGACGGGATGAAGAGCGCCAATGCCGAATGGTACCCGCGCGGCCTCGAGCGCTTCCACGATCTCGAGCGCACGTACGGCGCGATCGAAATCGAGTGGCACACCTTCGCGATGGACAAGGTGCTGCACGACAGTCGCGACCTCCTGAAGCTCGGGAAGGCGCTCGACGAGGAAGCAGGCATCAGGGCCCAGCGCCCCGGACAGTAG